One Vicia villosa cultivar HV-30 ecotype Madison, WI unplaced genomic scaffold, Vvil1.0 ctg.005138F_1_1, whole genome shotgun sequence genomic window, ACCTCAAAGTTCGGAAAACAACATAACAAATTCTGAATAGACTTAATGATAAAACTAAATTCAGAGGATCTGACATGCTTAGTATGGATAGAATTGACAATAACCTGGCAATCACTTTCAAAGATAACATGAGAAAATTGGGAGGAGATAGCATGCTGGATAGCTTCCTTTAGAGCAATGGCTTCGGCTTCAAAAACAGACAAAAGTCCCTCATCCCACGAAGCACCTACACTGATGAATCTTCCCAAATGATCCCTAAAGCACCACCCTCTATCAGTAGATCCACGAACATTATTAAAACCTGCATCAACATTGCACTTCACCCGATTAACCATAGGTGGAATCCAAACAAccgaattattattattattatcgcaCACCACAGACTCCTCTTTGGCTTGAAACCAATCATACCAATTGTGATAGGATTGTAAGCCAATTCTTATCGCGTCTTCTCGACTATCCTGCCACACCACATTATTCCTACTTCTCCAAAGAGCCTCAAGCATGACCGCAAATCTTCCTGCATCCCTACGGTCCTCACGACTACAGATGTCAAAAATAATTGACTTAGCATCATGAAAAGAATGTAAACGAGTGTCAATTAAAGAagacaaacctgctgcccgccaactTTGACCCGTAGAAATACAACCAAAAAAATGTGCCACTCATCCTCTTCCTCTAATTCACACCAAGGGCAAAGAGAAGGACAAAGTACATGGTGTTGTTGCAACTTTGTACGAGTTGGAAGGCAACCTCTACAAATTCGCCATAAAAGATGCTTCGCTCTAGAAGGAGCAGATATGCTCCACAAATTCTTCTAATTACCCTCCACCCCAAGATACCGAGTACTACTTTGCATCTCTCTCCAAATCCTATAACCCGATTTCACACTATATTCACCATTTTGCTCCTCTTGCCAAACCAGCCTATCCTCCTTGACCTCCTCCACCAAAGGTACTTTAAGAATAGATTCAGCCCCCACATGATCAAAAAGATTAGTCACCTTCCCCACATCCCATTGTTTGACGTTGGGGAGAAAGAGATCCTTAACATAGAGTTCATGCACATCTTGATTTTGTGGCCCTCTAACCCACCGAATCCCTTTCTCCCGAAGCCATGGTTCATGCATAACCTTAATACTATTTCCATCCCCTATACTCCACCTACTCCCAACCTTTAACACCTCCTTAGCTTTCCACAAACTACGCCAAACAAAACTCGGATTGTTGCCAACCTTTGAATCTAGATAAGATGAGTGAGGAAAGtaccttgctttgaagattctagaTACAAGAGAATTGGGTTTCGCCAAAAAATTCCAAACTTGTTTTGCCACCATAGCCATATTGAAAGCTTTGAAATCCCTAAATCCCAAACCTTTCTTCTTCAACATAGTCATTCTCTCCCAAGTCAGCCACCTTATACCTTTATTATTACGACCTCCCCCCCACCAAAACGAGTTAAGcattttttcaatatcattcaccACCCCATCCAGAATCAAGTAGATACTCATAATATAAGCCGGAATCGACTGAAGCACTGCTTTAATCATAACCTATTTCCCCGCTTTAGACAAAGACCTACCACTCCAAGAATTGATTCTTCTCCATATTCGGTCCTTAATAAAAGAGAACACCGCCTTCTTACTTCTACCAATCATTGACGGTAGACCCAAATATGTCCCTGTTCCTATAACACGTCTCACCCCCATCACTTTGGCTATATCCTCTTGGGCTGGCCCACTCAGGTTACGACTGAAAAACACTTCGGATTTAGAAAGGTTAATCACTTGACCCGTCGTCTCAGCATAAATTTTAAGAATCTCCATAAGGTTAGACACCTCCATAAGATTTTCCCTGCAAAAtagaaaacaatcgtcagcaaaaagcaagTGAGACACACTCGGTGCCCCTGCATATATGTGCTCCGTGAAGATCTCCGCGTAAAACGGCTCTTTTAATGAGAGCAGAAAGGCCTTCGGAAATAAGAATAAACAGATAAGGTGATAAAGGATCGCCTTGTCTCAATCCCCTTCCAGGAAAAATGGGTCCGACTCTATCCGAATTAACGAGCACCAAATAATGCACCAAAGTTACTCACATCAACAACCAATGAATCCATCTCTCATTAAACCCCATGCGCAACATAATCTCTCTCAGAAATCCCCAGTCGACTCTATCTTAAGCTTTACTAATATCAACCTTTAGCGCCAGATTAGCCATGTTACCACTCGTCTTTCTTTTCAACGCATGAATAATTTCAGTAGCTACCATAGCGTTGTCAAGAATGGACCTCCCTTCAATGAAATAAGATTGCTCCTCCGAAACACACTTATCTAATACCACCTTCAACGGATTGGCAAGTAACTTGGAAATTAACTTGTAAACAACATTACAAAGAGAGATGGGCCTGAGATCCTTCATATCCTTAGGATTAGCACATTTAGGTATAAGACATATGTTAGTCTCATTAAGTTCAAGTGGGAAGAAACCCATGGCCATCCGCGTAGTCACTGCATGAAAGATATCATCACCACACAAATACCAAAAGTGATGATAGAATGTCGGGTTAAACCCGTCGGGACCCGGAGACTTTTCCGGGTGCATCTGAGTAAGATCTTCATATAATTCTGCTTTGGTAATATGAGAGATCAACTTGCTATTGTCATCCTGAGAAATAACCGGCTGAACACAATTCAAGACCGGCTCATACAGCCCCTGCTTAGCAATAAACAGTTcttcaaaatacaactttgcgATACGACTTAGATCCTCTTGATCTTTTACCAAGGCCCCTGTATCATCCATAAGCGAATCTATTCTCTTGAATCTCTTCCGAACAGTAGCTGACCTATGGAAAAACTTAGTATTCGAGTCGCCATATTGTAGCCAATGCATTTTAGCTCTTTGTTTCCAAAAAATCTCCTCCtgaatcaaaattttattatacTCCCTTTGTGCCTCAATAAATCTAGCTACTGCCCCTTCGTCATTAGTCGATCTCGCCACTTCCATGGCTGCCATATAAAGTGACAGAGTGTAGCGCTGTTCTTTTCCATTCACCTTATTCTAGCTAGCTAACTCCTTCGCACAGTTACTTATTCGGTTCAGCACCCCATTGTTATTAGCAGCATGCCAACCTCTCTTTACCACATCTTCCAGTTCATCATTTTTTAGCCAAGCGTTCTCGAATTTGAAAGAATACTTCCTCAGTTGATTCCGATTAATCGGGTCGCAGTGCAAAAGAATGGGACTATGGTCTGAATGCGAGGCCAGTAGATTAAGGAGCTTAGCTTCCGGAAAAATATCCAACCAATCTTGCGTCACGAGAGCTCGATCTAATCGTTCTTCGATGACATGATCAGAGCCTCGACTTTTAATCCATGTAAAAGGGTGACCTTCCAACGGCATATCTAACAAATTACAATCTGTAACAGCTTCCCGAAAACCTGCGCATAACCAGTTGGAATGTTGGTGGATACCGATTTTATCATGTTGTGAAAGCAAGTCATTAAAATCACCAATGACACACCACGACTCATGCGACAAATCTCTAAGCTCACGAAGCATATTCCATGCCTCTCTTCTATGGTTTCTCTCCGGATAGCCATAGTAACAAGTAAGCCGCCATACTCCTTTCATCTCATCCTCAACCAATATATTCACATAATTCCTAGAGAAATTGACAATTCTGCAATTAGCAGAGTCCCTCCACAACACCGCCAAACCACCGCTTCTTCCGACGACATCAACCGATAAACAAGAGTCAAATTTCAACATAACAAGGATACTTTCAAGTTTCTGCTTCTTCGATAATGTTTCCGACAGAAATAAAACATCAGGACGATGTTTTTGAGCTAGCTGTCGCAAATTCAGAATTGCACGCGGGTTGCTCAGGCCCCGAAAATTCCAGCTGAGAATCTTCATTTGTCCCGACAGTCCTGGCTGCCAGGACCTTCCGATAAAAAAGACTGGGACGGTTGAACATTTTCTGTGCTACTGCTGGATACTTGCTCTCTGCGTCTTTTTCGTTCCAACTGATTTTCGCCATAGTCGCCGTCAATACCTTCAGGCTAGGATGGTTGGAAGGCAACGTTCAAATGTGGGATAACAACTTTAGGAGTGTGAGATGGGTGTTGACTAACTTGGTTACTGGTGGTAATTTTTGGAGCAGTAATTTTTGGTTTAAATTTATGGGGTCTGGTGTTCAAGTTACTGGTTTTCTGAATTTATGGACTACTAGCACTGTGAGGCTTATTCACGACTTTGGGCTGGGAAAAAACAATTGGTTTTGCTGAGAAGTATCTTGTTTTTGCATGGTGGGATAATATGGGCTTGTGATTGGTTGGTTCAACATTGGTGGGCCGTTAGAGTTTTGTTCCAAACGTGGGGGAGGGTTAGACAACCATTGAACCGTGACGTCACCAGCATTAGGATTTGGGGGAACATTGCTATTAAATATGCATGATTGTCTTGCCTGCCTGTCTCCAAAGATTCCTTCCGCAAACACAAAGGAATTATTGCGCATCGGATCTGTTTTCTCCATATTACTAATTTGCATTGATGGGTTGATGTGACGCTTTAATGCAGAATCTGTGTAATCATGTGCCATGTTTATTGATCCTTCACCAATAGCCATCTCCTTGTGGGTCCCTACCTGCGTAGCATGAGTGTCTGACGCGACATCCTGGGAGTACTATTCACGCGCCACACTATCCTGTCCAACAGACTGCTTTGCACCCATATTCTCTTCTTTCAGCCACTTGGAATTTGATGCACTATTGAATCTTCTATTTTCCACCCTTATCTCATTTGACCATCCTCTAAAACCATCGTCCTCTTGCATTGCGAATCAAACTTCACACTTTTGTTCCGAGTGTCCCAAAATtccacaaacaaaacaaaaaagtccTAGGTTTTCATACTTAAACATAACGGTACACCCTCCACCTTTGTTTTTGACTCTCGTATTCTTCTTTAATGGTTGTCGGACATCCACTTTCACTCTCAGTCGTATATACTTCCTTTAGAAGCTTGAGTTGTTATTCTTATCGTATTCCACAAATGTGCCAATATAATTAGCAATGGCTTTGCCCACTTTCTCCAACATGAGGCCTGCAGGGAGATTATGAATCTGCACCCAAAATTCAACATGAAACAACGGAATATTTTCGATTTGGATACCTATCTGGACTCTCTCAATGATCAGCAAGTGACTTCCAAATGTCCACGGTCCTCCTTTCAGCGCTGCCTCCATATCAAGCTTATGagaaaattgaaacaaaaacaaaCCTTCCATGGCCTTCTTTATGATGACCCCCTTGACCGAACGCCACATATCCGCCACTCTCTTCTTCATGGACATAATATGGATTGGTTTGTCTCATAAGAATCTTCCTACTTGGCACAACCGAAGATCACCCGCCTCCGTTCCTTCATCCTCCACATTGAAACAAAACCCTCCTTCGTCGTCATCATCTTGCAAAGATAGATCGTTGATGTTAGTACCCGCCATTCTGTGATAGAACGGAACCAATAATCACTAGGAAAAGATAGAGATCAAAGCTTCTCAGTGGGAGAAGAATGAACAAACTAAAGGGCTTTTGACTTCTGGTGTAGAAATCAAAAGCTGAAACAGGaatgaaaattgaaaagaaaactgGAAAATAAAATGCTTAATCAGTATTCTCGGTAAAAACAGCGAACGACGAGAACCTCATAATGTTTCTTGCGGTTCCTTTTATATCTGTAGGTTGTAGTTTTCTGGAGAGGAAATTTAGGAGAAAATGGGAGTGATTTCAATTGAGTTGCTGAAGAATCGGTTTAAGCTGCTAAAGAATTAGAGAGACGTTGGAGCTGGTACTGAAGTATGACTGGATCGTGGGAAAACTTCTGAAGGGACGGACGCCCCCTttcgttttctttttctttttttttctttaattggcTTGGGGCGGGGGGACCACCAGGGGAGGGACGAACGTCcctttcttctcttcttcattttcatcGTATGCACGTGGGGTGGGTGCCCTTGCTAGAGGGTGGACGGCCCCACttcctttctttatttttattttttatttttttcttcacttcttttctTTAATAAATAATGGGTCTCCAATCGGGCTTTTGCATTTCTTCATTTCTTCACCGAATAATTCTTCGAAAATactttatttcttcttctttttaatcgaaatcGAGAAAAATAAATACCTGAAATAAAACGagaataccagcataatactaaaataaaacaatataattaatataaaataaagacCTAATTTATGTTAATTGAATCAAATATACGATATATTTTCATGTTATCATTCACCAAGGCATTCATACAGATATCCAAGAATCATTTGGTTTAAATCCAATCTCCTGCCCGAGTTAAGCTGATTCGCCATAGCAAGATATCTTTTCTCCACCTGCGATCTCGAACAGAAGACGCATGGAGAACCAAAGCGCCGGGAAAGCAATGTGCTCTTCATCAAAAACATCATGAATACTGAGCTGTCTTCGTTTGTTGAAGGGATCCTCCCCTTTCGCTATCTTGGCGTACCCCTTTCTTGTAAGAAGCTGGCCATGAATCACTATTTGCATCTTATTGGGAAAATTGTTTCTAGAAACAAACACTGGGCTACTCATTTGTTAAGTTTCGTTGCCCGCCTTCAGCTTATCAAGAGCATAATGTTTGCTTCCACTAATTACTAGATGTCTTGTTTTCCTTTGCTATGGTGATCAAGAAAATCGAGGCTATTTATCGCTCTTTCCTTTGGACTGGTAAGAataatattagaaaaaaaagCTCTGTTGCTTGGCAGAAAGTGTGCAGACCTAAGAAGCAAGGAGGCCTTGGTGTCATTGATCTTTCTATTTAGGACATGATTGCTTTATTGAAACTGTTATAGAATctttgtaataaaaaatatagtTTATGGGTTAGATGGATCCACATATATTATTCCAACAATCAAAACATTATGGAGGATGATACGAAGAAGAGTGGTACGTGGATCAGGAAACATATTCTTCTACTACGAGAGACGATCAACAATATTCAGCAGCtttggaatatcatatgcattcAAGGGAAATTCAAGATGAAGACTATCTACAACCATATGGTTAAATTTACTTCTTGTGATTGGCATCATCTTATGATGAATAATCCGGCGAAACCTCGTGTTGTATTGGTTATGTGGTTGGTGTGCCAAAAGAAACTAGCAACAAAATAAAGGCTGCATAGATTTGGTATGTTAAATTCTTCTTTCTGTTTTTTTTCCCCGAATATAGGAACGATTGACCATCTTTTCTACGAATGTACTGAGTTGAAATCTATTTGGATTGTTGTCCTTGATTGGCTTCACTTTAGCCATGTGCCTAAGAATTGGAAAGGGGAATTAGTTTGGATTCTTGACCAAAGTAAAGGGAAGGGCTGGAAAGCTGCCCTCTTGAAGCTAGCTGCTATCGAAACTATTTACAGTGGTTTGAGATTTTGGAATGGATGTTGTTTTGGTAATTTTGTCGATAAGGAAATTATTATTCAACAAATTATTTATACTATTGTGTATAGGGGTGGTTAACACTAGGCTTAGGAAACACATTGTTGCGTTTATGATGTAATGTTGTGTTGAGCTTTTGTTTCTTTGTGGGCTGGATCGGTTGCGATCGCCGTGTACTTCACcaatttttttgaatatattctcattttgttaaaaaataatgAGACGCTAGTTCACTGAAAGTCATAGTCCCGATGACACTAATATCTAccattaaaacaaaaaattattaagaTATCAACTAATAGTGGTCCAAAGAAAGTCAACGGCGCTAGAGCATAAAAACAAAGGACTCATTGGATTCAAAATAATCGATCCGTGCTACTTTCCACAAATTAGGTTGTTGGACATGTGACTCCATACACAAGGGGGGTGGGGGAGGTGTGGATTGTatagatttaaaaatatttggttgaaaacaaaattattgttaaaactatttgaaaatattttgtaaaataaataagtaaataagcaGAGGGAAACCAAAGGAAAGATAATAAAGAAAAGAGATGAGGGACATTGAGAAACACCAGAGATTTATACAGTTTCAGCCCAATATGACCTACTCATATACTCAAGAATTATTCTTGAGAGTATCTAATAgacttgagagcttttagaaggaTATGCCCATGAACCTACTTAtacaagaaaatgaagttttatgtCTAACTTCCAGCCAAACAACAAAACAAGGTTTTAAGTGATTATCCTCCAAACAAAATAGATATTTTCAACGGGCTGATCTCGAGCAAAGATGAAGTTTTTAGCTGAGCACAAACTGAGTTGAGATTTTTCATAAGCTAATCTCAAACCAATTGAGCTTTTACCAGGATGAACAAAGGAACTAAGTGAGATTTTACACATGCTAATTTCGAGCCAATAAAGCTTTTTAACTAAGTTGAACTTAAGACCCCCATCATAGGTTCCGAGCTCACGAAAATGAACCGAAGTCAAACACCATGATGCATGACTCGACAACATGCACTTAAACACATGCACATATGACCCCCTTTTCTGACCGAGCACCACACCAATAATACCGAAAGAATAATCAAAATAGGCACCATATCCACAGACAACAACATTTAGTCACAATAATATCATTATTACAATTATAGTATGCACATGATCAGCCGTCAACATATTTGATGACAACACATAAGATCACAAGTCAATACTCATGCTTGAatgacatcatcatcatcaacatttacacaTTTCATTAATCATGAATTAATTCATAAAATCGATTAAAACCATGCTTAATCATCAAGTCACCTTAATACAACATTCAACAGTGGCAAATAGTAGGCCAACACACTATCATGCCTAAAATTTGCATGTCCTTCGTATGTTTTCTAGTGCcacattatttaaataaatgaaatgaCACCTTTGTAGGAAAGCATGTGTAAGGAGTTGAAAGCGTGATGACCTGGGCTCGAATCCCTTCTTTCACCTTTTTAGTgcatttttctctttttatttgtttttaacgttaattttattttgcattatattcaaaatcaaaaaaagaaattgaattttttaaatcattttttattaatttttgtatttttaatttatgcaatttaaaaaatatttaaatttttttaaatgcatgttttttctattattttcttaatttgatttggttagttaatttgatttacttccaatttagttttcaattagtttgatttttatttaaaaagatgaaaatatttctttttaaaaaatgcatttttttctatagttttttaatttgattaacttccaatttagttttcaaatagttagattttatttgatttttatttaaaaataaaagaaatctttttttgttaaatttaaaaatgcatcttttttatattttttctaaatttgaTTTGACTAGTTAATTTGATTTActtcaaaaaaaatttcaattattttgatttcatttaatttatattaaaatataaaaatagagtCTCTCTTGATCTGTCATCCCTGTTTTTAATTGGTCAGTTTTTTGtcattatttcttttgattggtCGTGCCTTCTCATAGTAAGTTCTGATTGGTCCAAGTGTGTCACATTGCtgattaagaaaaaaataaataatatcttaTATGATTCTCTcattcatatattattttattttattcctttCCTTTTTTGTCTTTTTACTTAATTTTCTACATATATAAATAgacatcttttcaaa contains:
- the LOC131642503 gene encoding uncharacterized protein LOC131642503 → MKILSWNFRGLSNPRAILNLRQLAQKHRPDVLFLSETLSKKQKLESILVMLKFDSCLSVDVVGRSGGLAVLWRDSANCRIVNFSRNYVNILVEDEMKGVWRLTCYYGYPERNHRREAWNMLRELRDLSHESWCVIGDFNDLLSQHDKIGIHQHSNWLCAGFREAVTDCNLLDMPLEGHPFTWIKSRGSDHVIEERLDRALVTQDWLDIFPEAKLLNLLASHSDHSPILLHCDPINRNQLRKYSFKFENAWLKNDELEDVVKRGWHAANNNGVLNRISNCAKELAS